In Crinalium epipsammum PCC 9333, the following are encoded in one genomic region:
- the ispD gene encoding 2-C-methyl-D-erythritol 4-phosphate cytidylyltransferase, whose product MHLLIPAAGMGRRMGSDRNKLLLTLLGKPLLAWTLIAAEASPDINWIGIICQPSDWEDIKDILAQVSLTKPVELINGGETRQESVYNGLQALPDDAERVLIHDGARCLATPDLFNRCGEALLSCDGLIAAISVKDTIKVVERGIIQSTPDRSQLWAAQTPQGFHVPLLKQCHDQGRQLGWEVTDDAALFEKCGFPVRIVEGEETNLKVTTPVDLAIAEFILRQRLQ is encoded by the coding sequence GTGCATTTATTAATTCCAGCCGCAGGAATGGGGCGTAGGATGGGGAGCGATCGCAATAAACTCCTGCTAACATTACTCGGTAAACCTTTGCTTGCTTGGACGCTGATTGCTGCTGAAGCATCCCCCGACATAAACTGGATTGGAATTATATGTCAACCTTCAGATTGGGAAGATATCAAAGATATCCTGGCACAAGTATCACTGACTAAACCTGTGGAACTGATTAACGGAGGCGAAACCCGCCAAGAGTCGGTTTACAATGGATTGCAAGCACTACCAGATGATGCTGAACGAGTATTAATCCATGATGGTGCTAGGTGTTTGGCGACACCAGATTTATTTAATCGCTGTGGGGAAGCTTTGCTGAGTTGTGATGGTTTGATTGCAGCTATCTCCGTCAAAGATACTATTAAAGTAGTTGAGCGTGGCATAATTCAAAGTACACCTGATCGTAGTCAACTTTGGGCAGCACAAACGCCTCAAGGATTTCATGTTCCGTTGCTGAAACAATGCCACGATCAAGGTCGTCAGTTAGGGTGGGAAGTGACAGATGATGCTGCATTATTTGAAAAATGCGGTTTTCCGGTGCGGATTGTGGAGGGTGAGGAGACGAATCTGAAGGTGACAACTCCAGTAGATTTAGCGATCGCAGAGTTTATTCTCCGTCAGCGTTTACAATAG
- a CDS encoding CBS domain-containing protein, with protein sequence MLAPSDLSSSQTIDRHPLTVPPETLVSEVVTLMSKARASCVLVTQQQKLVGIFTERDVVKITAAGKALADVEIAAVMTKQLITLPESAANNALSVVSMLRQHRIRHLPVVNELQELIGIATPQSIRDILQPADLLKLRLVADVMTNEVVKASITASVFDLAQLMATHQVSCVVIVNDDTQQNFIPLGIVTERDIVQLQAIGVDFTSVTAETVMSTPLLPTKKSETLWFANQQMTRYRIRRLVVVGDDGQLAGIVTQSSLLQIFDPLEMLESLNALQQLVEERTSELQIVNEKLHSEVIQRQQAQIALQHQMSSERLMGAIATRIRQSLNLEEILNTTVHEVRQFLGCDRVLLYQILPNGTGMVVTEAVNSGWKPILGQVFSPEVFPEEYHQQYVQGRISATADVENDEVLPCLIEFLQNLQVKAKLVVPIIKEEQLWGLLIAHHCSETREWQQLEIDLLEQLGTHIAIALKQSQLYQQVQTELIERQRAEEKLKQLAILLQQANDELELRVDQRTTELQHTLAQLQTEISERKRAEAELAKALEKEKELSTLKSRFVTIASHEFRTPLAIILVASELLKNYGHKFDENKKNKQFNKIKTAVQQTTNLLDELLLISKTASGRIEFNPQPLNIEEFCRDILEETELIQGLKHTFRFDCQGECVNVEIDEKLLRQMLTNLLSNAVKYSPNGGNIHFHLACEDQQVTFQIQDQGIGIPVTDRERLFEIFHRGSNIGDIPGTGLGNTIIKNAVEAHGGMITIESEVDVGTTFTVSLPTSQVRGEISCNSPVEPHND encoded by the coding sequence ATGCTTGCTCCCTCGGATTTATCTTCCTCTCAAACTATTGATCGTCATCCCCTGACAGTTCCCCCTGAAACTTTAGTCTCTGAAGTTGTGACGCTGATGAGCAAAGCACGCGCAAGCTGCGTGCTAGTTACTCAACAGCAAAAGTTAGTGGGTATTTTCACAGAACGCGATGTAGTCAAAATCACCGCCGCAGGTAAAGCATTAGCAGATGTTGAGATTGCTGCTGTGATGACTAAGCAATTAATCACGCTTCCAGAATCCGCTGCCAACAATGCTTTGAGCGTGGTTTCTATGCTACGCCAGCATCGCATACGTCATCTACCAGTAGTTAACGAACTTCAAGAACTAATTGGTATTGCTACACCTCAAAGTATTCGTGACATTCTGCAACCTGCGGATTTATTAAAATTAAGATTAGTAGCCGATGTAATGACAAATGAGGTAGTTAAAGCTTCCATTACTGCCTCAGTATTTGATTTAGCCCAATTAATGGCTACACATCAAGTTAGCTGTGTTGTGATTGTCAATGATGACACTCAGCAGAATTTCATACCGCTTGGAATTGTTACAGAACGCGATATTGTGCAACTGCAAGCAATAGGTGTGGACTTCACTTCTGTTACAGCAGAAACAGTAATGAGTACTCCCTTATTACCAACAAAAAAGAGTGAAACTCTTTGGTTTGCAAATCAACAAATGACACGATACCGCATCCGGCGATTAGTTGTTGTTGGAGATGATGGGCAACTGGCAGGAATTGTGACACAAAGTAGCTTGCTGCAAATCTTTGACCCCTTAGAAATGTTGGAATCGCTAAATGCGTTACAGCAATTGGTGGAAGAAAGGACAAGCGAGTTGCAAATTGTTAATGAGAAACTACATAGTGAAGTTATCCAACGCCAACAGGCACAAATTGCACTCCAACATCAGATGTCTTCTGAACGACTGATGGGAGCGATCGCCACTCGTATCCGTCAATCTTTAAACTTAGAGGAGATTCTTAATACAACTGTCCACGAAGTACGGCAATTTTTAGGATGTGACAGAGTTTTACTGTATCAGATTTTGCCTAATGGTACTGGCATGGTTGTTACTGAGGCAGTAAATTCAGGTTGGAAGCCAATTTTAGGACAAGTTTTTTCGCCAGAAGTATTTCCCGAAGAGTATCATCAACAATACGTTCAAGGGAGGATTAGTGCGACCGCAGATGTAGAAAATGATGAAGTCCTACCTTGCTTAATTGAATTTCTCCAAAACTTGCAAGTAAAGGCAAAGCTAGTAGTTCCGATTATAAAAGAAGAACAACTTTGGGGATTGCTGATTGCTCATCACTGTAGCGAAACTAGAGAATGGCAGCAATTAGAAATTGATTTATTAGAACAACTAGGTACACATATTGCGATCGCATTAAAACAATCTCAACTTTATCAGCAAGTTCAAACCGAATTAATTGAGCGTCAACGCGCAGAAGAAAAACTTAAACAATTAGCAATACTACTACAACAGGCTAATGACGAACTAGAGCTTAGGGTAGATCAACGTACAACCGAATTACAGCATACTTTAGCACAATTGCAAACAGAGATTTCCGAGCGTAAACGAGCAGAAGCAGAACTTGCCAAAGCTTTAGAAAAAGAGAAAGAACTAAGTACACTCAAATCTCGCTTTGTCACCATTGCCTCCCATGAATTCCGTACACCCCTAGCAATAATTCTTGTTGCTAGCGAATTACTAAAAAATTATGGTCATAAATTTGACGAAAATAAAAAAAATAAACAATTTAATAAAATAAAAACTGCGGTTCAACAAACTACTAACTTACTAGATGAACTACTCTTAATTAGTAAAACAGCATCAGGGCGAATTGAATTTAACCCTCAACCTCTTAATATCGAGGAGTTTTGTCGTGATATTTTGGAAGAAACAGAACTGATTCAAGGACTAAAGCATACCTTTAGATTTGATTGCCAGGGAGAATGCGTCAACGTAGAAATAGATGAAAAACTTCTCCGGCAAATGCTGACAAATTTACTATCTAATGCCGTTAAATACTCTCCTAATGGTGGCAATATTCATTTTCATCTAGCTTGTGAAGATCAACAGGTAACTTTTCAAATTCAAGATCAAGGAATTGGTATCCCAGTTACAGACAGAGAAAGATTATTTGAAATATTCCATCGTGGTAGTAATATCGGTGATATCCCTGGAACGGGACTAGGTAATACAATTATTAAGAATGCTGTAGAAGCACATGGCGGAATGATTACAATTGAAAGTGAAGTAGATGTGGGGACAACCTTCACTGTTTCTCTTCCTACCAGTCAAGTTCGCGGTGAAATTAGTTGTAACAGTCCAGTCGAGCCGCACAATGATTAA
- a CDS encoding FHA domain-containing protein, which yields MAELTLTWTEQHQHKSQTIVAQQPSKNPGTVRIGRDPARCDIILTDPTVSGLHIEIFFNSQQQNFYLRNLRSTNPAVVDGKVIVTGEVSLRQGSTIYLGQIALFITAINSADLGVPATIVIPQQPQPAKSINQPKIPITQDYGLRCPNSKCSKTSPYIRLELGCPWCGTSLAAAASVLISK from the coding sequence ATGGCTGAACTAACTTTAACATGGACAGAACAACATCAGCACAAAAGTCAAACCATTGTTGCTCAACAGCCAAGTAAAAATCCTGGCACTGTGCGTATTGGTCGTGATCCAGCCCGTTGCGACATAATCTTAACTGATCCGACTGTATCTGGGTTACATATAGAAATATTTTTTAATTCTCAGCAACAAAACTTTTACTTGCGTAACCTACGCTCAACTAATCCAGCAGTGGTAGATGGTAAAGTTATTGTTACTGGCGAGGTGTCTTTAAGGCAAGGTAGTACTATTTATTTAGGACAAATAGCACTCTTCATTACAGCAATTAATTCTGCTGACCTTGGAGTTCCAGCAACAATTGTAATTCCGCAACAGCCACAACCTGCAAAGAGTATTAATCAGCCCAAGATTCCAATTACTCAAGATTATGGTTTACGCTGTCCAAACTCTAAATGTAGTAAAACTTCACCTTATATACGGTTGGAATTAGGATGCCCTTGGTGCGGTACATCTTTAGCTGCGGCGGCAAGTGTTTTAATTAGCAAGTAG
- a CDS encoding FHA domain-containing protein yields MQITLSWEEPTTGERRSPNLNIPVALGREFAHMPSEFGDRRAARVVLNSLEVSRFHTLIDLEQGAVVVFDQNSSNGTFVNGQRQMRSNLSNGDTLQIGPYQITVTFAALPTQQLPVSGNSQIFFNPDTNIPDPRLNQPAPQPVPTGSSFPPSAFQALQVSVQDLHATGLPVDEIDYATVGAGLGSFVWVDLLRIYGVKSQQIAALGMEEQPYARYKRLCLNSQIPLQERLRSNSDSCPDNIWGWPSYALREVWHDFSKGQVNSKTFKYLWQVFSEPTFADTYTPRAGNVFDSIDRETARIGWQQMFRYARVRAIRQTADGRYAIAYSREGPHNYAFLIARNVHLATGYPAIQFLPDLQAYREQTQDFLSVVNAYEDHHHVYEHLERHGGTVLIRGRGIVASRIVQRIYEARQHNQNIALLHLMRSPKPQGNKFGKSQRLVENHYEFQPFNWPKATWGGELKAVLEKADPQKRPNLLTDWGGTTTADRGDWKKIVQAGINQGWYQINFGEVEKVERDPNNSSTVTYIQEKGMKGQMRLEADFIIDATGLDAKVKTNPLLDDLVTHYNLPLNHLGRLVVSDEFELVEMRNQKGRMYAAGATTLGNYYAPVDSFLGLQYAALRSVDSLASAKSPGLHRLNAVSSFGQWLKWVANQSPS; encoded by the coding sequence ATGCAAATAACTTTGAGTTGGGAAGAACCAACGACAGGAGAAAGGCGATCGCCAAATCTAAATATCCCTGTTGCGTTGGGACGAGAATTTGCTCATATGCCCTCAGAATTCGGTGATCGTCGCGCCGCGCGGGTGGTTCTCAATAGTCTTGAAGTTTCTCGCTTCCATACCTTGATTGACCTAGAACAAGGTGCGGTGGTGGTATTTGACCAAAACAGCAGCAACGGTACGTTTGTTAATGGTCAACGCCAAATGCGGAGTAATTTAAGCAATGGTGACACACTCCAAATTGGCCCTTACCAAATCACAGTAACTTTTGCCGCACTTCCGACGCAACAATTACCTGTATCTGGTAATTCGCAAATTTTCTTTAACCCAGACACAAATATACCAGACCCCAGACTTAATCAACCTGCACCTCAACCAGTACCAACAGGAAGTAGTTTTCCACCATCAGCTTTTCAAGCATTACAAGTCTCTGTGCAAGACTTACACGCTACAGGTTTACCAGTAGATGAAATTGACTATGCCACAGTTGGCGCTGGGTTAGGTAGTTTTGTATGGGTAGATTTGTTGCGAATTTATGGAGTAAAGTCTCAACAAATAGCAGCTTTAGGAATGGAAGAACAGCCTTATGCGCGTTACAAAAGACTTTGCTTAAATTCTCAAATACCTTTGCAGGAAAGGTTGCGGTCAAACTCTGATTCTTGCCCTGATAATATTTGGGGATGGCCTAGTTATGCTTTGCGGGAAGTTTGGCACGATTTCTCTAAGGGACAAGTCAACAGTAAAACATTTAAATATTTGTGGCAGGTATTTTCTGAACCTACGTTTGCTGATACTTACACACCGCGTGCGGGAAATGTATTTGACTCAATTGATCGAGAGACAGCAAGGATCGGTTGGCAGCAAATGTTTCGTTATGCTAGGGTGCGGGCAATTCGTCAAACCGCAGATGGACGGTATGCGATCGCATATTCCCGTGAAGGCCCTCACAACTATGCTTTTTTGATTGCCCGTAACGTACACTTAGCAACAGGATATCCCGCAATTCAATTCCTCCCAGATTTGCAAGCTTATCGGGAACAAACTCAAGATTTTCTATCAGTAGTTAATGCTTATGAAGACCATCATCACGTATATGAACATTTAGAACGTCATGGCGGGACTGTATTAATTCGTGGTCGGGGAATTGTTGCTTCAAGAATTGTGCAGCGTATTTATGAAGCACGACAACACAACCAGAATATTGCATTGTTGCATTTAATGCGATCGCCTAAACCCCAAGGAAACAAATTTGGCAAATCTCAACGGCTAGTTGAAAATCACTATGAATTTCAACCGTTTAACTGGCCAAAAGCTACCTGGGGTGGTGAACTTAAGGCAGTTTTAGAAAAAGCCGATCCACAAAAAAGACCAAACTTATTAACAGACTGGGGTGGAACTACTACCGCAGATAGAGGAGATTGGAAAAAAATTGTTCAAGCAGGAATTAATCAAGGTTGGTATCAAATTAATTTTGGTGAAGTAGAAAAAGTAGAGCGCGATCCTAATAATAGTTCTACAGTTACTTATATTCAAGAAAAAGGCATGAAAGGACAAATGCGCCTAGAAGCTGACTTTATTATTGATGCTACAGGTCTTGATGCCAAAGTTAAAACTAACCCTTTACTTGATGATTTAGTAACGCACTACAACTTACCCTTAAATCACTTAGGACGTTTAGTAGTTTCTGATGAATTTGAATTAGTAGAAATGCGTAATCAAAAAGGCAGAATGTATGCTGCTGGTGCAACTACATTAGGAAATTATTACGCGCCAGTTGATAGCTTTTTGGGGTTACAGTATGCAGCCTTGCGTTCAGTTGATAGTTTAGCCTCAGCAAAGTCACCAGGACTACATCGGTTAAATGCCGTGAGTTCCTTTGGGCAATGGCTGAAATGGGTAGCTAATCAATCTCCCTCCTAA
- the petD gene encoding cytochrome b6-f complex subunit IV produces MSTLKKPDLSDPVLRAKLAKGMGHNYYGEPAWPNDLLYIFPVVILGTIGGCVALAVLDPAMIGEPANPFATPLEILPEWYLWPVFQILRILPNKLMGIAAMASVPLALMLIPFIENVNKFQNPFRRPVATTVFLLGTFITIWLGIGATFPIDTSLTLGLF; encoded by the coding sequence ATGTCAACTCTTAAAAAGCCGGATCTGAGCGATCCTGTATTACGTGCCAAGCTAGCTAAGGGAATGGGTCATAACTACTATGGCGAACCCGCTTGGCCTAATGATTTGCTCTACATCTTCCCAGTAGTAATTTTAGGTACAATTGGTGGCTGTGTTGCCCTAGCTGTGCTTGACCCAGCAATGATTGGCGAACCAGCAAATCCCTTTGCTACTCCCTTAGAAATTCTACCTGAATGGTATTTGTGGCCTGTTTTCCAAATCCTGCGGATTCTACCCAATAAATTAATGGGTATTGCTGCTATGGCATCAGTTCCCCTTGCACTAATGCTCATTCCTTTTATTGAGAACGTCAATAAGTTCCAAAATCCCTTCCGTCGTCCAGTTGCTACGACTGTATTCTTATTGGGTACTTTCATCACCATCTGGCTCGGTATTGGTGCTACCTTCCCAATTGATACTTCTCTGACTTTAGGTTTGTTTTAA
- the petB gene encoding cytochrome b6: MANVYDWFEERLEIQAMADDVTSKYVPPHVNIFYCLGGITLVCFLIQFATGFAMTFYYKPTVTDAFNSIQYLMNEVNFGWLIRSIHRWSASMMVLMMILHIFRVYLTGGFKKPRELTWVTGVVLAVITVSFGVTGYSLPWDQVGYWAVKIVSGVPEAIPVVGSLIVELIRGSESVGQSTLTRFYSLHTFVLPWLIAVFMLLHFLMIRKQGISGPL; the protein is encoded by the coding sequence ATGGCGAACGTTTACGACTGGTTTGAGGAACGCTTGGAAATTCAAGCGATGGCAGACGACGTAACCAGTAAGTATGTACCTCCTCACGTTAATATCTTCTACTGCCTGGGCGGGATTACCCTGGTATGTTTTTTAATCCAGTTTGCTACTGGATTCGCCATGACGTTTTACTACAAGCCAACAGTCACGGATGCTTTTAATTCCATTCAGTACTTAATGAATGAAGTAAACTTCGGTTGGCTGATTCGCTCCATTCATCGCTGGTCTGCCAGCATGATGGTGCTGATGATGATTTTGCATATTTTCCGAGTTTACCTCACTGGCGGCTTCAAGAAGCCTCGTGAGTTGACTTGGGTAACTGGTGTGGTATTGGCAGTTATTACCGTTTCTTTCGGTGTGACTGGCTACTCACTACCTTGGGATCAAGTCGGTTACTGGGCTGTCAAGATTGTTTCTGGTGTACCAGAAGCTATTCCTGTTGTTGGTTCTTTGATCGTTGAACTTATTCGTGGTAGTGAAAGCGTTGGTCAATCAACTCTTACCCGCTTCTACAGCCTGCATACCTTTGTATTGCCTTGGCTGATTGCTGTGTTCATGCTGCTACACTTCTTGATGATTCGTAAGCAAGGGATTTCTGGTCCATTGTAA
- the ctpA gene encoding carboxyl-terminal processing protease CtpA has protein sequence MHKRGFWVGLFLTLQIILAFCWWTPPAEALTENQQLVMQSWRIVNNAYVDGSFNHQNWWSIREKAMKQRLESKEATYTAIAKMLETLDDPFTRFLRPDQYRSLQVTTSGELSGVGLQIAMDAETGELEVVTPITGSPAATAGIQPRDRILMIDGMPTKQITLDDAAARMRGVAGTSVTLTIQHQGETPQEIDLVRSRITLNPVYAELRNQPDTIPVGYIRLSQFSANAPTEVAQAIKRLEQQGAQGYILDLRNNPGGLLQAGIEIAQYWLDEGTIVYTVNRQGIIGSFEADGVALTNDPLILLVNQGTASASEILAGALQDNGRAKLVGEKTFGKGLIQSLFDLPDGSGIAVTVAKYETPNHHDINKLGITPDQLVSINPITLDQVGTSLDQQYQQALELLTQPILAADAS, from the coding sequence ATGCACAAACGAGGTTTTTGGGTTGGTTTGTTCTTGACCTTACAGATTATCTTAGCGTTTTGCTGGTGGACACCCCCAGCCGAGGCTTTGACGGAAAATCAGCAACTTGTGATGCAGTCGTGGCGAATTGTCAATAATGCTTATGTCGATGGCAGTTTTAACCATCAAAACTGGTGGTCAATCCGCGAAAAAGCTATGAAACAAAGGCTGGAAAGCAAGGAAGCCACATACACGGCTATTGCAAAAATGCTGGAAACTCTTGATGATCCGTTTACACGGTTTTTAAGACCTGACCAGTATCGTAGTTTACAAGTGACTACATCGGGTGAGTTAAGCGGTGTTGGCTTACAAATTGCTATGGATGCTGAAACTGGAGAGTTAGAGGTTGTCACACCGATTACAGGTTCTCCAGCAGCAACGGCGGGTATTCAACCGCGCGATCGCATTTTGATGATTGACGGAATGCCTACAAAACAAATTACCTTGGATGATGCAGCAGCCAGGATGCGGGGAGTTGCGGGAACTTCAGTTACATTGACAATCCAACACCAGGGAGAAACACCTCAAGAAATAGACTTAGTGCGATCGCGCATTACCCTAAATCCGGTTTACGCTGAATTACGCAATCAACCAGATACTATTCCCGTTGGTTACATTCGCCTCAGCCAATTTAGTGCAAACGCGCCAACAGAAGTAGCCCAAGCTATCAAACGTCTGGAACAACAAGGCGCACAAGGCTATATTCTCGATTTAAGAAATAATCCTGGTGGTTTATTACAAGCAGGAATTGAGATTGCTCAGTATTGGTTAGACGAAGGCACAATAGTCTACACAGTTAATCGACAAGGTATTATAGGCAGTTTTGAAGCGGACGGCGTTGCCTTAACAAATGACCCATTAATTCTCTTAGTTAACCAAGGAACTGCCAGCGCCAGCGAGATTTTAGCAGGTGCATTGCAAGATAATGGCAGAGCGAAATTGGTAGGCGAAAAAACTTTTGGTAAAGGCTTAATTCAGTCATTATTTGACCTACCCGATGGTTCAGGTATAGCTGTAACTGTCGCTAAGTACGAGACACCAAACCATCACGATATTAATAAATTGGGTATTACACCAGATCAGTTAGTGTCCATCAACCCAATCACACTTGATCAGGTCGGTACGAGTTTAGATCAGCAATATCAGCAGGCGTTAGAGTTGTTGACTCAGCCAATTCTCGCCGCCGATGCCTCCTGA
- a CDS encoding site-2 protease family protein, with product MPIWLFLLLIGAITYLIVQRNVANITRTPVWILWLVLMTPPGILTAWAMIYGNQTPMPPGLVIVPFVVCSLLYWVLLHRGRKVSKSEAINPANPQNSEVEVQPKIEVSTDLSSVRPINKTEEDNLRNCFPWSIYYLENIEYRPQAVLCKGKLRAKPDVAYQTIRENVEQLFGDRFLLIFQESLSGTPFFALVPNAIADPKSRVNTEPLKRPGLALTLLLVTLLTTTLIGTVVAGFSFNFKQVFSNPAILLQGLPYALALMTILGIHELGHYMAAVYYKIKATLPYFIPIPFFLGTFGAFIQMRSPIPNRKVLFDVAIAGPLAGFIITLPLLFWGLTHSEVVPISAQSGILNFESLDPRFSLLLTLLGKLAMGSELAAETAIHLHPVAVAGYIGLIVTALNLMPVGQLDGGHIVHAMYGQRTGAIVGQITRLLVLGLAFVQPDLLIWAIVLLFMPATDEPALNDVSELDNKRDIWGLVALSILVIILLPVPKLLTALLHI from the coding sequence ATGCCTATTTGGTTGTTTTTATTATTAATCGGCGCGATCACATACTTGATAGTGCAACGCAATGTTGCCAATATCACGCGCACACCCGTATGGATTTTATGGTTGGTGTTAATGACACCACCAGGAATCTTGACTGCTTGGGCAATGATTTATGGTAATCAGACACCAATGCCACCAGGACTTGTGATTGTCCCGTTTGTGGTTTGTTCGTTATTATACTGGGTGTTGCTACATCGGGGACGTAAGGTATCTAAATCAGAAGCAATTAATCCTGCTAATCCTCAAAACTCAGAGGTAGAGGTACAACCCAAAATAGAAGTTTCTACTGATTTGTCAAGTGTACGACCAATCAATAAAACTGAAGAAGATAATCTGAGAAATTGTTTTCCTTGGTCGATCTACTATTTAGAAAATATTGAGTATCGACCGCAAGCAGTTCTTTGTAAAGGTAAGTTACGTGCTAAACCAGATGTAGCATATCAGACAATTCGGGAAAATGTTGAACAGTTGTTTGGCGATCGCTTCTTATTAATTTTCCAAGAAAGTCTGAGTGGAACACCTTTCTTTGCTTTAGTTCCCAACGCGATCGCTGATCCTAAGTCTAGAGTAAATACTGAACCTTTAAAACGACCTGGTTTAGCTTTAACGCTGCTGTTAGTTACTTTGCTTACTACAACCCTCATCGGCACAGTAGTCGCAGGTTTTTCTTTTAATTTTAAACAAGTGTTCAGCAACCCAGCGATATTATTGCAAGGATTACCTTATGCTTTAGCTTTAATGACAATTCTGGGTATCCATGAATTAGGGCATTACATGGCGGCTGTATACTACAAAATTAAAGCAACGCTGCCTTATTTTATCCCCATACCGTTCTTTTTAGGGACATTTGGGGCATTTATTCAGATGCGATCGCCAATACCCAATCGTAAAGTTTTATTTGATGTAGCGATCGCCGGACCCTTAGCTGGATTTATCATTACATTACCCTTATTATTTTGGGGTTTAACTCATTCCGAAGTTGTACCAATTTCTGCTCAATCGGGAATATTAAATTTTGAATCCTTAGATCCCAGATTTTCCTTATTGCTAACACTGTTAGGTAAATTAGCAATGGGCAGTGAATTAGCTGCCGAAACTGCAATACATTTGCATCCTGTAGCCGTAGCGGGTTACATTGGTTTGATAGTGACCGCCTTAAATTTAATGCCTGTAGGACAACTAGATGGCGGTCATATTGTTCATGCTATGTATGGGCAAAGAACAGGTGCGATCGTGGGACAGATTACTCGGCTATTAGTATTAGGATTAGCTTTTGTTCAACCTGATTTACTAATCTGGGCTATAGTTTTATTGTTTATGCCCGCAACTGATGAACCTGCCCTTAATGATGTTAGTGAATTAGACAACAAACGGGATATTTGGGGATTAGTAGCTTTAAGTATTTTAGTAATTATCTTGTTGCCAGTTCCTAAACTACTTACCGCACTATTACACATCTAA
- a CDS encoding SH3 domain-containing protein has translation MTSAIIQPVNIVNATPKPCFQGASGGYVRPRLKVGMRGRSISSVRLNIRSQPGSNKILGKLSNRNTFKVLDGPECLNSHVWWKIQKGNIKGWVGEANPATFDFWLEPIKKKSKGKE, from the coding sequence ATGACATCTGCTATCATTCAGCCAGTAAATATTGTTAATGCTACACCAAAGCCTTGTTTTCAAGGTGCGAGTGGCGGTTACGTTAGACCACGCCTTAAAGTGGGAATGAGAGGTCGCTCTATATCTAGTGTGAGACTTAATATCCGTAGCCAGCCTGGAAGCAACAAAATTCTTGGTAAACTTTCTAACAGAAATACTTTTAAAGTATTAGATGGCCCAGAGTGCCTCAATAGCCATGTGTGGTGGAAAATCCAAAAGGGTAATATCAAAGGTTGGGTAGGAGAGGCTAATCCTGCAACTTTTGATTTTTGGTTAGAACCCATTAAAAAGAAGTCCAAAGGTAAAGAATAA